AACCGGTCCTCAACCTCACAGAGCGACGCAGGAACCACCACGACCACGGACGTTTCCTTCCCTGACATCAAGACCAAGCTTCAGATCACTCCCCAGGTGACCAGCAACCAGGACATCTTCATGGAAGTCAAGGTGGAGAAGGACAGCAAGGGCGCGTCCGCCAGTTTCGAAGGGAATACCTTCACGGGGATCAACACCCACAAACTGGATACCAAGATCATCGTCAAGAACAACGGGACGGCCGTTATCGGCGGTGTCTACACGGAGGAAGAAACCGACGGGCAGGGCAGCGTGCCGTTCTTCTCCAAGGTGCCCATCTTAGGGTGGCTGTTCAAGAACAAGAACACCAGCAACAGCAGGAACGAGCTTCTGATCTTCATCAACGCCACTATCGTGGGATCCTGATCTTGCTGAAGGAGTAACGAACGCATCCGTCGATGAGCGGCGGATGCGTTTTTTAATTTTGATAGAGTCGCAAAAAGTCCAATCCGGGACTTTTCGCTCCACGGAAAGGGAAAAGCGTCGTTTTCCCTTTCCTTACAAATCAATGACTTACGGAGTGAGTCATTGATTTGGGCGCCCCGCGCGGGGCGCGTTGATGGACTTTTTGCGAGTCCATCAATTTTGACAGGGTCGTAAAAAGTCTCCTCGAGCCATTTTACGAGGAGGGGGATGGATACCCCTCCCCCACCCCAGCTCACGCCTGACAGGCGTGAACTATTTGATGAACTATTCGCGAGTCCATCAATAAGGAGGGAATATGCTGCGATTCCTTACCGCGGGTGAGTCCCACGGCGAATCCCTGGTGGCCATCATCGAAGGGCTGCCCGCCGGGCTGGAACTGAGTACGGAGGCCATCGACAGGGAGCTTGCCAGGCGGCAAAAGGGCTTCGGACGCGGGAAAAGGATGGAGATCGAGACGGACCGCGTTCAGTTCATTTCCGGGTTGCGTGGCGGCAGGACCCTTGGCAGCCCCATGGCCCTGAGGATCCGGAACCGGGACTGGGAAAACTGGAAGGAAACCATGGGTCCTGAATCAGGCAATATCGACGTCAGGGCTGTAACGAGTCCCCGACCCGGCCATGCCGATCTTCCCGGCGGGATAAAATACGATCACAAGGACTTCAGGAACGTCCTGGAGCGGGCCAGCGCCAGGGAAACCGCCGCCAGGGTGGCAGTTGGATCCGTGGGGAGGATCATCCTGGAAAAGTTCGGGATCACGGTCGTCGGGCACGTCCTTTCAATCGGGGGATCACCACGCCATAAAACAGCACTCTCCCGTCCCCAGGAGGCCAATGAGGCCGAGAAGTCTCCCGTCCGCTGCATCGACAAGGACGCCGAGAAGGAGATGATACGGCGCATCGAGGAGGCGACACGGGCAGGGGAGACCCTGGGCGGAGTTTTCGAGATCCAGGCTTTCGGTGTCCCCGTCGGACTCGGGAGCTACGTGCACTGGGACCGCAGGCTCGACACGGACCTCGCAGCCGCGATCATGAGTATCCCGGCCATCAAGGGGGTCCAGATAGGCGCCGGTTTCGAGGGCGCCGACCTTCCCGGCTCGAAAGTCCACGATGCCATCTCCTATGACAGGCCCAGAGGGTTTTTCAGGGAATCCAACCGGGCCGGGGGTATCGAAGGCGGCGTATCCAACGGCGAGCCCATCGTTCTTTCGGCGGGCATGAAGCCGATACCCACCCTCAGGTCTCCCCTTGGATCGGTCCATTTTCTGAGCAAGCGCAAAGTGGAAGCCGCCGTGGAAAGGTCAGACGTCACGGCTGTCCCGGCGGCTTGCGTCATCGGCGAGTCGATGGTGGCGTGGGTGCTGGCCAGGCATTTCTGCGACAAGTTCGGCGGGGATTCCGTGGACGAGATGCAGCGCAACTACAGCGGGTACCAGGAGTATGTGAGAAAGCTGTAGGGACCGTTCTCGGCCTGTTGTTTCTTCCATCCTTGATTTGAGTCGAATCGATGCAAAATGACGACAATAAAAACATCATTCTGACCGGATTCATGGCGACCGGGAAGACTTCCGTCGGCCGATCCCTGGCAACGCGGATCGGCTATGATTTTGTTGACACTGATCAGCTGATCGAATCGCGCATCGGCATGACCATCGCCGAATTTTTTCATGAAAAGGGCGAGGCTGCCTTTCGAAAAATGGAATCCGATCTTGCCCGGGAACTGGCGGGACGGGTCGGACTGGTCATCTCAACCGGAGGGCGGTTCATGCTGGATGGGGACAATGCCGCCGTCCTGGGCAAAACAGGCCGGGTCTTCTGTCTGGTGGCAACGCCGGAGGAAATTCTCAAGCGCGCTGAAAGCGATAGCCATGTGCGCCCGCTGCTCCTGGTTCCGAACCCCCTTGAGCATATCGTCGAACTGCTGCAGCAGAGGAAAAAAGGCTACGGGCAGTTCCCCAAAATAGTTTCCTCCCGGAAAAGTCCGGAGGCTGTCGTCGAAGAAATATTAGAGATAATAGCAGACGACACGGATTTCCACTGACCTGACGGGTCCGGGAATATATAAAGGGGAACTTGTTTGAGTGGAACCATGCCCCTCAGGGAGTCACCAGGACCTTTAAACGGTCCGGTGCGTGGAAGTTCTTTATGGCACTGTCAAGCTCTTCAAGTCCTATCACGTCTGAGATAAGGGGAGTGGGGTCGATCTGCCTGCTTTCGAGAAGCTCGAGGACGCCGGGAAATTCGTCGGTGTATATCATCGAACCATTAATGGAAAGCTCCTTGCGGACGATCTGGGTGGTGGAGACCGGGTGATCGGGACCGGGAAGGCCCAGCAGCGCGATCCGCCCGCCCGGTGCGGCCAGGCCGATGGCATCCGCAAGGCCGACCGCCGCTCCGCTGGTCTCGTAGATAAGATCAAATGAGGAAGGCTCCGGTTCCTTTTCACCGCCGACCAGGAATGTGCTGTCGGCACCCATCTCACTTGCCAGCGACAGGTGCTCGCCCAGAAGGTCCGAAACGCCCACCTCCGCTCCCGCGAGTTTGGCGAGCAGCAGCGTCATGAGGCCGATGACACCGCCGCCGATGATCATGACCCGGTCCCCATCTGCCGGGGGCAGTATCTTGACGCCGTGGGCGGCGACTGCAAGAGGTTCCGTAAGGACGGCAGTCTGGTCATCGAGGCTCTCCGGCACAGTCCACACGTACCTGGAAGGGACCTTGACGTACTGTGCGAACATGCCGTTAGCGTCGATTCCCAAACGGATCTTTTCGGAGCAGATATTATCCATCCCCGAATTGCACAGTTCACAATCCCAACAGGAGAAGTTGGGTTGGATGACAACTCTTTGTCCCGCAGTAACTTTCGATACATTGGGGCCGACCTCCTTAACGATTCCAATCCCCTCGTGGCCGGGTATCACCGGCAGGGGAACGTCGAACTTCCCTTTATAAAGCGAATAGTCAGTGCCGCAGATGCCAGCCAGGGTCACGGCGATGAGCACCTCACCGGACCCCGGTACCGGATCGGGAAGGTCAACAACCGAAAGGTCTGCTGTATTATTCAGCACTGCTGCTCTCATTTGGCTCCTCCGTGAACGTTTTATGGAAGGACTACAGAGTGCGCTGGCCGCAGCTTGCTCTACGAAAGACAGGCGAAGCATGGGGAGCAAGTGTGCAGACAACATTATCCCATTTTCCCCCTGGCAGGCAAGTCGCACACCCGGCGCGGGTCTCTCTGGCCGGGTTACGGGGCGCGTTGATGGTCTTTTTGCGAAGTCATCAACCTTTGACCACCGGGGCAAAGACCGATTGGTGCCGGAAAGGTTCCCTGCCGTGAACGTGGGACATGTACACCTCAACCTCAAAATCCAGTTCGCGACCGGTAGCCTTTACCTCTTCGTCTATCTGGGCGAGGGTCTGCCAAGGGAAACTGGGGA
This genomic stretch from bacterium harbors:
- the aroC gene encoding chorismate synthase is translated as MLRFLTAGESHGESLVAIIEGLPAGLELSTEAIDRELARRQKGFGRGKRMEIETDRVQFISGLRGGRTLGSPMALRIRNRDWENWKETMGPESGNIDVRAVTSPRPGHADLPGGIKYDHKDFRNVLERASARETAARVAVGSVGRIILEKFGITVVGHVLSIGGSPRHKTALSRPQEANEAEKSPVRCIDKDAEKEMIRRIEEATRAGETLGGVFEIQAFGVPVGLGSYVHWDRRLDTDLAAAIMSIPAIKGVQIGAGFEGADLPGSKVHDAISYDRPRGFFRESNRAGGIEGGVSNGEPIVLSAGMKPIPTLRSPLGSVHFLSKRKVEAAVERSDVTAVPAACVIGESMVAWVLARHFCDKFGGDSVDEMQRNYSGYQEYVRKL
- a CDS encoding shikimate kinase, which translates into the protein MQNDDNKNIILTGFMATGKTSVGRSLATRIGYDFVDTDQLIESRIGMTIAEFFHEKGEAAFRKMESDLARELAGRVGLVISTGGRFMLDGDNAAVLGKTGRVFCLVATPEEILKRAESDSHVRPLLLVPNPLEHIVELLQQRKKGYGQFPKIVSSRKSPEAVVEEILEIIADDTDFH
- a CDS encoding alcohol dehydrogenase catalytic domain-containing protein, coding for MRAAVLNNTADLSVVDLPDPVPGSGEVLIAVTLAGICGTDYSLYKGKFDVPLPVIPGHEGIGIVKEVGPNVSKVTAGQRVVIQPNFSCWDCELCNSGMDNICSEKIRLGIDANGMFAQYVKVPSRYVWTVPESLDDQTAVLTEPLAVAAHGVKILPPADGDRVMIIGGGVIGLMTLLLAKLAGAEVGVSDLLGEHLSLASEMGADSTFLVGGEKEPEPSSFDLIYETSGAAVGLADAIGLAAPGGRIALLGLPGPDHPVSTTQIVRKELSINGSMIYTDEFPGVLELLESRQIDPTPLISDVIGLEELDSAIKNFHAPDRLKVLVTP